The Blochmannia endosymbiont of Camponotus sp. genomic interval CTTTACGTTTAACAATTACACGATCATGCAATGGACGAATTTTCATTTAATGCTCCCTAATTATGTTATCTAATTATTCGCATCCTACATTAATAAATTCTGACATTGAACATCAAATGCAAATTTTATTAATACTCATCACTTCAGGACAATACTTAAAATGGGGGCATTCAAGATTGCTTCAAGGGGGAATGCGAAAATTTTTATATATGTACATGTTCACGCCTTCATAAGTACATCTTCTTATAATCAATAAAAATTAATATTTATTTACTTAGTACTTCACACACAATCATTATCTAGTATAATGAATCAACGATTCATACAAAACATCATGCCATTATTAACATGAATATACAATTAAAAATAATCGGTAAGACATTTCTTTTATGTTGTTTAAAAATTTTTTCCATAGCAATGTAATTGACAGATACCTAATCGAATTATTTACAGAGAAAAATGATAATAATTTTATGCACCACACCTAACGATATGTCCATTGTTTTGAATTTAACAAAAGCTTTATTACATCATAAATTAGCGGCATGCATAACTTTATTATGCGAAGTTCGCTCGTTTTATTATTGGGACAACACCTTGAAAGATCAGGATGAATTACAATTATTAATCAAGACACGCAGTTCCTTAAAAGGAGCGGTGTTAAACACAATTAAACAATTACACCCCTATAAAGTTCCAGAATTTCTAGTGCTCCCCATTATAGATGGGGAGCCAAATTATTTATCATGGATGCAATCTGTATTACGGAAACACTAATGTTCTATAAATACAAAAAACAGAACAATCATTGATAATGCAACCCCAATAATTATAATCGCCACTTATGTAGTATATAAGATAAACTTTATTTTTAAAATTTAATTATAATCATAATATTTAAAAATTAGAAAAAGCAAATCCCATCTTATATTAAGGTTACGCAAATCTTCCTGATTGAATGAATAACATATAAATACTTTCTTCCAATGAAGATCTTATCTGAAACCATTTTCTATTTAAAAGTACTTTTAAATAGAAAATGGTTTCATCGACAAATAAAATATATTGACGAATTCAAAAGAATAAAGATAATACAATTAGATTTCTTTTGTATACATGTGTAACAAACACAACTAATAAGCCCGGATAGCTCAGTTGGTAGAGCAGAGGACTGAAGATCCTCGTGTCCTTGGTTCAATTCCAAGTCCGGGCACATCTTAAAGACCCCATCCAGTTGATTTGACGTTTCAATAAACTAATAATTATTTTTGCTGCATATCTACAAAATTTTCCATAGAGTTATAAACAACTCCAGGCATCTTCTATTGCTTATCGCAATATACTTCCATAGCAGAAAAATCAATAATCAACATTTAAATATTAAAAATAACACATCAACAACATAATTTTCAATGATACTCGACAATAATTAAGTAACACATTAACATTAACATCCTAAATTTCATTAAAGACAACTAATATCATTTAAACATAGAAATAATTGTTGTAATTAATTTAAAAAATATTATTTTCACAAATAAAATTTGATCTTTATAAGTATTCAAGTAAAATCATTTCATTTTTTCCATACAGCCCAATCGTTTATTATCACAACAAACCGATCGTATTAACTTTATCATTGAAAACATAGTAACCTATTGTTGTTAACCAATACTTACTGGTCTAGTCTATTAAATCCCGTACATCGTGTGACTATATATATAATGGTTTTGATCCCAATAACACTCATAATAACTTTCACTACTTACAAAACCTAAAACATAGCCAATGCCCATTAAATTTAATGTATATTAAAAGACTATAATAAATAAAATTGGTGTAACAACGATCTAAGTGAATTTAGACATGATATATAATGTATTTTATAACATTTAACAACCGCTGATGTTTAA includes:
- the cutA gene encoding divalent-cation tolerance protein CutA, which translates into the protein MIIILCTTPNDMSIVLNLTKALLHHKLAACITLLCEVRSFYYWDNTLKDQDELQLLIKTRSSLKGAVLNTIKQLHPYKVPEFLVLPIIDGEPNYLSWMQSVLRKH